A part of Carettochelys insculpta isolate YL-2023 chromosome 1, ASM3395843v1, whole genome shotgun sequence genomic DNA contains:
- the LOC142007061 gene encoding cystatin-A-like, with amino-acid sequence MVPGGFSDVEPATPEVQAIADHVKPQLEKKENTTYKVFEALQYRTQVVAGGINYLIKVCISETEDRCVHLRMYKALRPEPQEPSLTAYQLDKTKTDPLVPF; translated from the exons ATGGTGCCAGGAGGCTTTTCAGATGTGGAGCCGGCAACTCCAGAAGTTCAAGCGATTGCTGACCAC gtgaagccacagctggaaaagaaagagaatacaACATACAAAGTCTTTGAAGCCTTACAATATAGGACGCAGGTTGTTGCTGGTGGAATAAACTATTTAATTAAG GTCTGCATCAGTGAAACTGAAGATCGATGTGTACACTTGAGGATGTACAAAGCCCTTCGTCCGGAGCCCCAGGAGCCCTCTCTTACTGCCTATCAGCTTGACAAAACCAAGACTGATCCACTGGTCCCTTTTTAA